TCatgagtattaattttaaaattaatcaagatttaatttttacatattcttctagattttgtgcatttcaagaaaagaaaaaatcaagGAAAAAATACGACTtgacttattttaattacaatatttatttaatttttagaaatatttaatatgcagTTTTGTATAGCTATAAATAGCAAAGAACGTGTctcaataaatgcaaattaattctCAAAAGACGTATATGAGCAGTATATATCACTTAATTAACGCCTAATAAAAGGGGTggttataaaaagaatataaatgacGGCAAAAAAGCTCGATGTACACGAAAATTGCAACAAAAGGAGTCGCATAGGGATAAATGAGCTAACCCATCGTACACTGCAGCTGTCGGGCGTTAACGATAAAAAATCATCCGAGTGCCATGCACATCGATCGCGAAAGGAATTCCGTGGAAAAACGAGTGGGTATATAACGTATGTTTCAAAGGTTAAAACACTACGTGCACTTACAACGTACTTGAACTCTGTATCCATTTATGCAACTTTGTATAGAAGCACACGCGAACGACACTGCGGtattttgaacttttttttaaactcatCTGAAGCTTATAAGGTTTGAGAagaattttgaagaatttacaatataattgcaTGTAAGATTTCACTCACACAGCGTTCAGGCTCGCTTTTCTTACGGATTTCCAAAAAAAAATGGCGTAGCGTTGAAACGTTGCCGATAAATTAATGGTAACGAGATAAATTAAGAGTGATGAAGGCGCAGCGATAGAAGCGCAGAATTCCCGATTTTGGATTCGCGGTGCGAAGGCTCACTCGGGTATAAAAGCGTCTCTTTTGTAGTTTGCCTCGGTCTGTAATAAAGGTTCGAACCGGTATCACCGTGGCATTTGAAGCAATACGCCGATACCACGGTGCACTGCTATCTATAAAAGGAGGAGACGGTGGATAAACGCTCGTCAGTAGTACCGTGCACGCAATATCTGAAAAACGAAGCAGTTGAGGTAAGAGTCTCGCAGAATCGTCCGTCAGTCAAATCTCAAGCGACGCTATACTGCATTCACCGGTTTTTCTGCGGATAATTATGTCCAAGAAGCTCCAGACGCGAAagtcttgtaattatttatttggaaCGAACTTTTCATtgcttttacaaaaaaattctgcaCGTTACATAAATACCGGACATAAACGAAATAGTAAGTCTTCCGTGTCACATTTACAATTCTCATGTTTCATTTCCGATATTGCATTtgtacattctttttttattgcgcCATACAAATTTTGTTGTTTGGAAAATGACGTAAATCAAACTttgtaatagaaattttaataaaaattaataaatcacatACAACAACGGATTTATGGCTAACGGTCGAGCGTGTTAGACGAATCTTCTTCCTAATGTACCTTCGATACTGCCCAGGATGAATCCGCATTTAATTATCTTGCTGAGCCTGGCGGCGGTAATATCGGCGGCAAATGAGCCGATAGCCATCGTCAGACAGGAGCAGGACATCAGCCCGGACGGTAGCTACTTTCTGAGATGGGAGAGCGCCAACGGAATTACCTTCGAGGAGCAGGGCGTTCAGAAGAATTCAGGCCAGAAGGACAAGGAGGCTGAGGAGGTACGCGGCTCGGCGTCCTGGACCGCGCCCGACGGGCAGAAAATTAATCTCGGCTGGCTGGCAGACGAGAATGGCGCCGTTTTCCAAGGAGCGCATCTGCCAACCCCGCCACCCACGCCGGAAATTCCGCCTGCCATCAAGCGCGCCCTCGACTGGATAGCCGCTCATCCCTACCAGGAGGAGAGAAACAAAGTGTAACTGATGCACCTCTCGCTGCAGACACGTTGAAGGATCGTATTACATACGTTTCGCTTGACAtctaataatatgtaaaaaaaaaagacaagtactttatataaaatattttgtatgtcgGAGAAAGATGCGATTTAATTCCCGACTCCTCGTCGACTACTGTCGTTGTTTCGCGAAATTGTATTTGGTTTTAAGTGCATTCCACGTGCGAtcaattgcaataattgtgATATCGAATTGTGTTTGTGATAAATGCGATATTGAAAGATTTGATTACGGAAGTAGACTGAGTTACAAAATCGATTACTAAAATTGATAGCaacttgtttaatattataacatcattaagaaataaacgctttcaattatattattggaaAATATTGCATTGTCATATTTACTTCTGTATCGCAATTATTCCTATTAGCCACAATTTAAACTAAACGATTCTATCAATCTGATTGATCATAGACAACACATATGCAGAGAGATGGAGGGAGTTATTGATTTAAGAGCAGAACATTttgtaagttaaaaaaaaattcagaatatttacacatatttagcaatatataaatttacaaatttacgaatgtacattgttttattaattttgaatgtacgcaaaaataattactatatgAACTATACGTTATGACGAAATTCTTGATCTGTAATCTTTGgatacttatatttaaattaaacaaaaagatCTTTTCAGTTAAGAAGAATCTTTCTGCCTCTTGACGACGGAAAGATTCTGACAGTTAAACAATCATAAG
This genomic stretch from Monomorium pharaonis isolate MP-MQ-018 chromosome 4, ASM1337386v2, whole genome shotgun sequence harbors:
- the LOC105830922 gene encoding endocuticle structural glycoprotein SgAbd-8, producing the protein MNPHLIILLSLAAVISAANEPIAIVRQEQDISPDGSYFLRWESANGITFEEQGVQKNSGQKDKEAEEVRGSASWTAPDGQKINLGWLADENGAVFQGAHLPTPPPTPEIPPAIKRALDWIAAHPYQEERNKV